The genomic region TGCATTTCAAGAAAATGGGTCTACGACACGATGATGTCATCGGCATTGTGGCAAAAAACAGCACCTATTCAAGCTCAGTTGCGGTCGGCTGCTTTATGAACTGTACGCCCTTCCATGCTGTAAACTCGGGTTTGGATAAAGGTAATGGAATACCTTTACAATTTCATTAGAATAAGCATGTAgttctacatatgtattaattacAGATACAATCCGTCACGTCTTCCGAATCACCAaaccgaaaataatattttgcgacgGCGAATGTTATGAGAAATTACATGAAGCCACTAGTTCCTTGAATCCATTATTCTATACGCTTACCGAACATATTGAGGGAGTTGGCACAGTTGAAGACTTGTTGAGTCCCGTACCAAATGAGAATCTTTATAAGTAAGTGCAGATTGAACCTTCAAGTTCACCTTAAGATTTGTCTGACTTATAACTCTTTACAGACCTCAGCCATTCGTGTTGGGCGGTGAGCAGACAGTAGCAATACTTTGTTCATCCGGCACAACGGGTGTTcccaagtgtgtatgtgtgtcaaaGCATATATTGAACATTGATGAATTGTAAGTCGAAGtacttaagaaaatatttgtatttatacatGTGTAGAATAACGGTGCAACATTATTTCTTTAGATGCGTAACCAGCGAAGATGTCATCTTCGCGAACAGCAGTTTGGACTGGATATCTGGTGTTTTCTTCACTTTACTGTCTGCGACCAAGAGTTGTAAACGTGTAATTACCAATAAGCCCTACTCCCCTGAATATATGATTGCGCTAGTGAAGAAATACAAACTCACTTACGTATTTGGTGCACCACGTCATGTTTCTGCTTTGGTCGCTTGCCCAGAAGCCACCATAGATAACTTGCGCTCCGTTCGGTCTTTTCTAGTTGGGGGTGGCTCCATTAGTCAATCGACTTTACAACAACTGAGAGGTTTACTTGAAAACggcaaagtaatttttaattatggcTGTACCGAGTCGGGCTTTATATCGTTGAATTCGGACGAAAAATATCACACCTCTGTAGGAAAATTAGTTTCTGGAATTAAGGCACGTATTGTTGACGATGAGGGTAAGAATTTGCCACCAAACGAAATCGGTGAGATGTTAGTGAATAAGGGACATATTTGGAGTGGATATTATGATAATCCAGTTGAGACGAAACGTGTTCAAGATTCACATGGCTGGTTACATACTGGCGATCTCGGTTATTTCGATGATAATCATATGCTTTATATAGTCGATCGCAAAAAGGATATAGTCAAATATGACGGTATGCAATATTGGCCAGCCGAAATAGAGCAGGTGATCAACGAATTGCCGGAGGTGAAGGATGTGTGTGTGGTTGGTGTGTATGACGAGAGGCACGGAGATGCGGCCGGTGCAATAGTGGTGCTTCGTCAAGGTGCCGAACttacgatagagcaagtaaaggATCATGTCAGAAAACGCTTACCAGTAGATTATAAGCAACTGCATGCTGGAGTAATTTTCATCGATCGCCTGCCGCAAAATGCCAATGGAAAGACACTAAAACGGGAGGCGAGAGTTTTGTTTGAAGTAAAGTGAAATTATGAGGAGGTTAAGGGATATTCCTGCATACAGCTACGGACAATAAAATAGACACAAAGGtgttgctttaatatttttgaaatttttcatttatgtagTAACTTTTCTGCATAATAACAAAGGCAATAATATGTACTTTTTAAAAAGAGGAAAATATAGCATTGTCGAGTTTTACAGTCAACTGTAatttaaaaagtgtaaatagCGTGGTTAGTGACGAAATAATAGAATCAATAGCGAAATGGtttcataaatgaaaaatattgaatttaaaacgCGTAAAAAGTAGTTGTATTAACTTAATTAGATCTGtggaatgaatttttatttaaaaaactgggTCGAGCAAAACATTGTTCAGAGGAGGAAAGATTGTGCGTCCACAATTTGCAAGGAATGGGTCACGCATAAAGGCAAATTGCAAACTTATCAAATACGcctcaaatatttgtgtttgatgctttaaaatttccgaaaaatgattgaaaaataggccaattccaaaaaaaattactgcgGAAGTCGATCGAAATATTGCAATATTGTCGATGCGCGATCCGTTTAAGGCCTCTGCAGCCAATGAATAAGAATTATGTGCAAAAATTTGTTCAGGAGCAGTAAAAAGATAACTTGTGGAGAAAAATTGCTTTTGCAACTTGGTTCCGAAAGGTGACAATGCTGAGAAAACGGCATAGATGCAATCGTATTCAGTTTGCAAAACGGCACATTAATTTGGACTTAgcttaaaattaagaaaaaatggtTCGACATTTTATGGTCTCAACGCAAAATTAATATGATAGGAAGTGATAGTTGCGTGTGAGTCCGACGtccaaaaaacaaagaaatgtgCGTCCGCTACATGGCTAGGTCCTTCAAATCCCGCGGGGGCAATATAATGGATTAGGATTGCTTCCCAATTTGTAATGCAGGACCTCCTTTTTTGATACAAGAAAACAATGACCCCCATATATACGTTAAAGTTTTAGATAAGGTCATACTTCCATATGCTGAATACAATTCGCCTTGCATTTTGGTAATTCCGACAAGAGAGCGATCCAAAACATACTTCGGGTCTTtcaaaaaatggttttcagaTTATGATGCTAGCGTTATGGCTTAGCTAGAGTAATCGGTAGATCTGAATCTCATCCAAAATTTTTAAGACTTTTTGTTAAGGAAACTATTGCACCCCTTACACCGAAAAATAAGGCAGAATTCTGAGAGAAGGTACAAAGGTATTCCGTTCCACAGAACACTTTCGGTAGCCTAATTAGGTCTATGCCTAGAAGATGTACATCGGTATTAGACGTTTAAGAATACTCTACGGACAATGTACGACCAATTTTTCTCTTAGTtcccttaaaaaaatattttttttttatgtaaaagattttgattctatttttttgtccttcgaatttttgaaatatattatttacctttgtttttgtaatatttatgaattgtttttttttttcaatatttttactgctACCAATAGCACTTGATATGAAgtacataatataaatataacttagttgaatttaaatcaaattcttaatattttttagaacgGAAAATTAGTACCATGGATGATTCTAGTTTATTGTCCGTAACTGTAGGTAACGCTTCAATAAAATGATGatataaaggaaaatatatattgtatgtattaggatgaatagtttattaaagttttcggtgaatatatgtgagtatatacatatatcatattttttgtttttttttttttgaataaaggaGGTGCAGCTTATGCGTGTATTTCTGCTCAAAGTCCAATTACCAGTCATACTTTATCACATTAtcgcatatacttgtattattgaTTAGTCGTTTGCAAGATGTTCTGATTTCCGCTACTTGGTTTACCAGAAAGGTTACCCTCTTGCGTTTTGAGTGTAGTGAAGCTCTCCTCCAGAAAGGCTTCGCATTTAGAACTAAAGATTTCGACACAGTCCAAGTCGGTAGAGAGCAAAGAGTTCTCTCTCATCAATCGTGGAAGACTTGGTAGGAGTTTCTGATTGTACAAGTCCCAGTAAGTGTTTATTGGATTCCTATACGGTTTTTAGGCGAACGTTCTTTGTCTAGACTAAAAATTTTGTTCCTTGATTTGATATTTGATTGGTCTCCATTCAAAGGTCAAAAGCAAATATCAGAACAGACGTCGGTGGCTCCTCATGTCGTCTTCCAAGCCAAGTTCTTCCTCAGCTGTACTGGAGGTgatttaattcttcttcttctcaattggcgtagacaccgcttacgcgattatagccgagttaacaactgcgcgccagtcgtttcttcttttcgctacgtggcgccaattggatattccaagcgaagtcaggtccttctccacttggtctttccaacagagtggaggtcttcctcttcctctgcttcccccggcgggtactgcgtcgaatactttcagagttggagtgttttcatccatacggacaacatgtcctagccagcgtagccgctgtcttttaattcgctgaactatgtcaatgtcgtcgtatatctcgtacggctcatcgttccatcgaatgcgatattcgccgtggccaatgcgcaaagcaccataaatctttcgcagaatttttttctcgaaaactcgtaacgtcgcctcatcggttgctgtcatcgcccaagcctctgcaccatatagcaggacgggaattattatagagtttagcttttgttcgtcgagagaggactttatttttcaattgcctagtcagtccgaagtagcacctgttggcaagaggaatcctgcgttggatttccaggctgacattgttggtggtgtttacgctggttccaagatagtcgaaattatctacaaattcaaagttatgcctgtcaacagtgacgtgagagcgcGACTTgcgtgcgacgactgtttgtttgacgacaggagatatttcgtcttgccctcgttcactgccagacccattttctgtgcttccttgtccagcctggagaaagcagaactatcggcgcgggtgttgaggccgatgctatcaatatcatcggcatacgccaacagctgtacactcttatagaagatggtaccttctctatttagttctgcagctcgaactattttctccagaagccggttgaagaagtcgcacgatagggagtcgccttgtctgaaacctcgtttggtatcgaacggctcggagaggtccttcccgatcttgacggagcttttggtgttactcaacgtcagtttacacagccgtattaattttgcggggataccaaattcagacatcgcggcataaaggcagctcattttcgtgctgtcgaaagcagctttgaaatcggcgaagaggtggtgtgtgtcgattcttctttcacgggtcttttccaagatttggcgcatgttgaatatctggtcggttgctgattttccaggtctgaagccacactgataaggtccaaacagtttgttgacggtgggctttaatctttcacacaatacgctcgatagaaccttatatgcgatgttgaggaggctaatcccacggtctccttttttatggattgggcatagcacacttaaattccaatcgttgggcatgctttcgtccgaccatattttacaaagaagccgccgctttgttgttcttcaggcgggtaattgctattcgaacttcttcatggtcgggcaatggaacgtctgctccatcgtcatcgattggggaatcgtcttctcctggcgttgtgcgttcactgccattaagcaggttggagaagtgttccctcgataatttaagtatgctctgggcatcgctcactagatcacctttgggggttcaacaagagtatgctccggttatgaaaccttctgtaagccgccgcattttttcgtagaatttcgtcggatagtggtccgagtcgaggttaggacctcggagcgcacgcacatctaaaacactggagacatgtcttccgtctatcacaacatgatcgatctggttggtagtttttcgatccggagacagccaggtagcttgatgaatcttcttatgctggaatctagtactacagataaccatatttcgggacccggcgaagtcaatcagcctcaacccatttgggaatttTTCGTCGttgaggctgaatttaccgaccgtagtgccaaagataccttctttgcccaccctggcgttaaagtcgccaagcacgattttgacatcgtggcgggacagctctcataagcgcgctccaagcgctcatagaaggcatctttggtcacatcgtccttctcttccgtcggggcgtgggcgcaaatcagctaaacgttcattcaccggagtgaatgatagtactcgccgacggagtctctctcccaccacgaatcctacaccaaacttgcgctcctttatatggccactgtagtaaatgtcacaaggacctactcgtctctgtccttgtcccttCCATCGCATTTCCTAgtcggcggtgatgtcagcctttgtttttacgaggacatcaaccagctgggcagcggcaccttcccaattaagggaccggacattccaggttcatgccctcaattcgaagtccttatttcgtttgccatggtcgtcatcaaaaggggggtctctcatccgaggctggttatccttattcactgggggtgttttttacgtggcgggtcccaaacccagcgcacaaccctcgccttctcactttagctcgccttcaaacggatgttcttaggctacccagaggatacttggtcaaagaccggaagtagtgagctgcttgagccatgtgtaaaagaatcgtttctggccactcccaagtgaatggcgatcagagaactttcctcacatgcgtgaacttcttcacatgactccatcctcccttaGAAGATCTTTATATTCGTTCCCACAGTCCTCGCTTTCTGCTAGCTTAGCCCAGTTGAAGCATTCTCGTACTTTGCGTCTGCAAGACCTAAGCTTCTCGTTCCACCAGGGAGGCTACGTTTTGTGCTTGAGTTGCAGCATAGGGCATGCGTAGTGAAAAGCTGTATTTAGGGCGTTGGTAAATACAGTCATGCgcttttcaagctcttcatcTTCTTCAGCGTCACTTGCTTAATAGGACTTGCCTGTAGAGATCACAGTTTATATTCCAGGGATTTCTCCTAACCTAGTTTCTGATCTTTGCTTTCGATCTAATGGATAAGAAGATGTACCTATGGTCAGAGATCGACGGGGTGTGCTTAGCACTCTCCAGTTTTTCAACAGTGCTGCCCCAAAGTATATGATGGGCGTTAGCATCGGCGCCCACCACCAATGCCTGCTTCCTTCTGATGGATGTAGCAGCCAGCTTTTGGAGTTCTGCCGTTGACGCCTCGCAATCATGTGGTATGTGCAAGGAGTAGAGATTCATGCTTGCCACCCTTCACCACCACAACCGTCAGGTCATCTGTGGAAGGACTGTAAGCAATATGGGCATGTTAATTACGGTCGGTGTGAATGTCGTATAATATTGTGCCTTCAGCCAATGTTCCTGGACTAAAGCCACGTCGTAGCCGTCCTTCTCTAGAAGCTGAGAAGAAGCTCGGCCGAGGCGATCTTACTCTTGTGGCCATTCACCTGGACCTGGTTTAGAACCATTATGCTGGATTTTGCCTCCACCTCCACCTCCTGTAGCACAAATGAAGTAGCTATGATGAAGGATCTATTCCGAGATCCTTTTCTACTTCAAGTCGTCGTCTACAGCGTGTTTTTGTTGCAGTACGCGGGATGGCGCTTCTTGAGGCGGAGAAACACGCTTCCCACGACCGACGCCATCTTCCCGCACCTCGGATATAGAATCAAGATCTATATCTAGATCTCTAGATCCTGGAGGATGTAACTCTAGCCTCCATCTTCGTGATTTCGTCACACTCCAGTCGCTAGATGGCAGATCCGGATTTTGCCTTTGAAGCAGCCGCAGAGCAGGTTTCGGGTCCACAACGCGAGGTGGTTACCAATGTAAAGCTGCCGCGGTTTACCACCTCCAGCTTCGCTCCCTCACGCAGGTTTGGAAGCGTTCTGACCGCTTTCCTTACCCATCCCAGGATCGGGTCGTCATtgcattttaagatttttacgCCGCTAAGCCATCCTGCTCCATCAAATAACGGCATGGGTGCGCTCGGTTCGGCGTCCATTCTCGAAAAGCCTCCAAGGCCTCCAATAGCTTCNNNNNNNNNNNNNNNNNNNNNNNNNNNNNNNNNNNNNNNNNNNNNNNNNNNNNNNNNNNNNNNNNNNNNNNNNNNNNNNNNNNNNNNNNNNNNNNNNNNNTATAAATTATACAGAGAAATCattagatggaattcaaaatagcgttatattggaagaaggcgtgatttgtgaaccgatttcacccatatttcgtacatgtcatcagggtgttaagaaaatattatataccgaatttcattgaaatcggtctagtagttcctgagatatggtttttggtccataagtggacaataccacgcccattttcaattttttaaaaaaggctgggtgcagcttccttctgccatttcttccgtaaaatttagtgtttctgacgttttttgttagtcggttaacgcacttttagtgatatTCAACACAACCTTtttatgggaagtgggcgtggttattatccgatttcttccatttttgaacctGAAATGCCGCAAGGAAACGACTCTAGAAAGTTTGGTTGAcctagctatagtagtttccgagatatgcacaaaaaacttagtagggggcggggcacgcccacttttccaaaaaaattacgtccaaatatgcctctccctaatgcgatcctttgtgccaaatttcgttttaatatctttatttatgccatagttatgacactttataggttttcggttttcgccgaGCCGATTTTggccatcttcgaacttaaccttcttatggagccaagaaatacgtgtaccaagtttcatgatgatatatcaatttttactcaagttacagcttgcacggacggacgtacggacagacagacatccggatttcaactctactcgtcaccctgatcactttggtatatacatataactctatatctgactcttttagttttaggacttacaaacaaccgttatgtgaacaaaactataatactctccttagcaactttgttgcgagagtataaatagaTATATGTCTCCATCGGCGTTCCCTAGCAGTTGTACGCTCTTGTAGaatattgtaccttctctattcagaactgtagctcgaattaatttctccaggagtagattgacgAAGTCGCATGAAAGGGAGTTGCGTTGTcttaaacctcgtttggtataaACGACTCGGAGAAGTGCTTccagacggagcttttggtatagTTTAACGTCAGTACACACAGCGTATTATtatttgcggggataccaaatcttttcgtgctatcaaaagcagctttgaaatcgacgaagacatggtgtgtgtcgattctcttctcACGGGTCTATTGCAGGATTTGGCGCTTGgttaatatctggtcagttgttgattttccaggtctgaagccacagtccaatcagtttgttgacggtggttTCACACAGTACACTTAGTAGAACTTTGTATGCGATGTCGAGGaaacttatcccacggtaattgacgcagattgtgggatctcccgTTTTGTGGATGGCGAAGAGCAcacataaattccaatcgtcgggcatgttTTTGACCATATTCCACAAAGAAGCtcatgcatgctccttatcagtttttcgccgccgtatttgaattgCTTGGacttgccgctttgttgtttttcggacgggtaattgctattagaACTACTTCATGGAGGCacgtttgctccatcgtcatcgagcATCATCATAAGCAGGCTAGAAAAAAATCTCGGcttcagtcactagatcacctctggggattCCACAgtagtatgctccggttttgaaaccgtTTGTTAGCCaccacattttttcgtagaatttagCTCTTCGAACTCCCGCATTTCGGGATctttcttttttgtctgcaaatgcgtatcGCTTCGAacttcaactttcggtatctatcccatcctgcacgtTTTGTGGTCCATTGTATCGTTGCAAGgaaggcagtctgttttctctccagtGCGATACGACActtctcatcgtaccagctgctTTTTTTCCTGCATTAAGATAGCGTTCCGAGTTAATGCTGAGGCTCGGAGCGTTCACACACCTACAAGTATACCACTGGAGACTGAAATTTAGCACTACTGATAACTATATTTCAGTTAAGCCACATGAAAAGTATACCATGAACTTTCATCACAATATGTTAATGGATTGTGCAGTTAGTATCTGTAACGAATTAATTTCGTAATATGAACTGAACTCCCGAGCGACTACGAAATTATATAACCTTGCGTATACATTTTTCGTCAATCTTGTATTGTTAAGTTACATTTTAACCTCGAAACCCCCGTGGAAATGTCACTGCTCGGCAGTAACTTTTCTGAGTGCAATTGAATCAGAAGATTCTCTTCAAGATGGTTCGCAGTTCAAATGTAGGGATGACATGTGTTTCATAAGTAATTTGAACGCAATGTTCCAtgattttttttgaatgttGTTTGGCATGGTTGGCAAAAACATGCATTGTGTTTAATAGTTAGTTTGACACagtttccatatatgtatattatatttttccaataattcTGCAGCATGGAAATTTAAGTCCTCCTTTCATTTCGATCGGATTTATTTTGCCTAAATAAAAGCTCTCAGATACAAATAATGTACTCGTAAATCTTcgtatttgtattattattatattagcgAATGGCTTGGCCCCGAGTAACTTTACATGAAGAAAGAtagttatgtatataagcatgtgtacaaatatataaCAACGTAGAAATACGGAACGCTTACTACCTATGTCAATAGCAATGGCTCATATGTTTTGTGGATGTGGTAATGGAATTTGAACTAATGTAATTCCTTTCACATTCGGTGGTTATTCGTCTTGATTTAATTTGATTCAATTTAGTTTCTGTCTTAGTTTCTATTGTACATAACAGGCGAAGTAGCTGACACGAGATGGATTAGATAGAGATTCTCTTTATATCTTATTCTATGTATTATATTATGGGATAATTATTCCCTCAAAGGTTTAGCTCTTCTCACAAAtaagcatttatatatgtactatatctCTATGCTCCTGAACACAGCgcagcaaaaattatttttgctcttCTTTTTCAGTGATCAAACCACGAAAGCTCTTTTACAGCTCTTTCAGTTGTATCATTAACTGCCGTTAAAGAAAGCACTTTCCTTTTCGACTCTGAATAGGCAACATCTTCATCTCATGTAGAAACGGGTCTCTAGCGGggagaaaataaatttgtgctCTTGACAGATACAAAATCACTTCATGATTTTCATCCAATACGAAATAAGGCAgtattattaacaatttattgaaaatagtatAAAGAATAGTACTGTTTATTGAATATAAACAACTAGcagaccccgcagccgttgtcctgcgtgaaattatatgttttgaaatgagaagaaagttaaatttatcacttaattgtttttttttttcattacaacgcagcttgataaacaacactatttggtttctgttccggtgtacggaaaagatggttttccaacatAGCGTTTCCAAATGTATGCCACAcgctatgcgactatccttgtgtcctgttgattgccatctcaaatgcaattttactggaaacggaatacgtttgaattgaaatggcaaatcgctAGAACtgaaaggaattcgtagaatcaagcattttgcccccttgtattcgatagcgcagattgcgaaacataataacgacagatccaactttgagacgtaAATGATGCGGTCGCATatcaagcctctccaaagaatttagaaattccactggataattcacggcatcgtcttcattgtcaagacgatcgatcgatttgtatgagcgcaagtctcccggaatttgactttgaatcttccagtttaagtcaacaacaacgGCATTTTTGgtagctaacattgcgcgtgcacttaaggaatcgtagttacgaaaATTtagccaatgtccgaacattcgtgataagttcatctttcgtgaattgataaacggcggATGCGAAAAAtcgcgaacttcattttcattccagtgattaacatgttccagcaattgtaattgctggcttactgctccaaaacttgcacacaccgtactaTTCACAGTACCCAATGAcccaaataaagttgaaccgcgtacattaatcaatagcaatcGTCGCTTTTCTTTGTGATTGTGTAAATTTGTCcaaatgcattagttgagaacacacctggatgtccattTACTACGTGGCCTTCATTTCTGCGTaaccatttcttcgacgatgcattccatgtataatatcaaggtatttccgaataaaGCAAtattctcgcaaacggatcactgacgaaagttgtgaaacaaaaaactcgtaaatgttaattttgtttctggCGGTgcttccactggctgtactgtattctttggGTTGAAACACAccctttggccattctccaaattaactgcgagacgcacaacagtcggaaaacgttcatgaattgcaaaaataaatatcttacaaAGGCTTTTATTACAGTTCACTTATTGACTATATCGTTCAACATCAAGAGCcaccatgttgcttcctttggtgaggtaattacaaacgtattttaccGATTACACCAAattgcaatactcaacattgatatgagttttgaatgcgaattagacaataatggtaAATATAGAACGATCCGTGGGATGACAACTTCGATATTCATTCTtctaaattaaatgttaaatgttctgccattttcgtctggtgagcgacgccgatatcCATTACTTCTAGTTTgcgttttcgaaagaaaagcacgtggatagtgtgtcgtgcatttattgtcagacatacaacccgaagtgggattgtggtgtccgcaaggtccatgaaccatattggttttcaccatttggtataatactttatctttctctgcatcaggaatttccgcagaaataatttcatcaatttgatttggtttaATCTCCATCTACCATCCAAAAtggaatgtgtgcg from Bactrocera tryoni isolate S06 chromosome 3, CSIRO_BtryS06_freeze2, whole genome shotgun sequence harbors:
- the LOC120770965 gene encoding 4-coumarate--CoA ligase-like 7 is translated as MGSSEWSYDSKERVWSGPNSPLFHDSNCSVGHIIYRNLKNYPNKVCQVSDIDGREVTNRELLTWSTCLALHFKKMGLRHDDVIGIVAKNSTYSSSVAVGCFMNCTPFHAVNSGLDKDTIRHVFRITKPKIIFCDGECYEKLHEATSSLNPLFYTLTEHIEGVGTVEDLLSPVPNENLYKPQPFVLGGEQTVAILCSSGTTGVPKCVCVSKHILNIDELCVTSEDVIFANSSLDWISGVFFTLLSATKSCKRVITNKPYSPEYMIALVKKYKLTYVFGAPRHVSALVACPEATIDNLRSVRSFLVGGGSISQSTLQQLRGLLENGKVIFNYGCTESGFISLNSDEKYHTSVGKLVSGIKARIVDDEGKNLPPNEIGEMLVNKGHIWSGYYDNPVETKRVQDSHGWLHTGDLGYFDDNHMLYIVDRKKDIVKYDGMQYWPAEIEQVINELPEVKDVCVVGVYDERHGDAAGAIVVLRQGAELTIEQVKDHVRKRLPVDYKQLHAGVIFIDRLPQNANGKTLKREARVLFEVK